gatataggaggtctggtctgagcgctgctcggacgccgcgatcagtgcgcctgctcgCGTGACCGAGATCAGTACGGCCGATCGcgtggctgagatatcgttgatatctgtgatcTGACAGCTTGACTTACTCTTGAAATCGATTGCGGCGCATGAAGATAACTCACGTATGTGTCCGGCTGGTGTTTCATGTTTCCATCCCAGGGCAGGCTCAAGGCTGAGTGTCTTGGTCTTCTATGAACTGCCTTGTTCAGCCTAGGATTCAATGTAAGAGGACTTTGTGTGACTTCATCCCTTTCGGCGAGGCCAATAATCTGCTTGCAAGGCTGAGACCTCGGGAGATACGAAGAACGATTTGGACCCCACAATGCAGCCGGCGCTTACATCAGCGATGCATTTCAGCTGAGTTATTTCGCGTTATAGCCCTGCAGTGACTATTGCTCCCATCTTCGCTGATATTGTTTTCAGTTCCAAGAAAGTTCGTCTCTTGACGATTACACCCGCGTTCTCACCTTTTTGCGCTACCCGTTTAGCGCGGCGCTTGCATTCTCGGAAGTCCAAATGGAGGATAGTCCCCTTTCGATCACCGCCAGCATTACAGGCATCCTTACGTTCATTGCTACCATTATGGCCGCTATCTATGTCCGTTACGCAACATTGCGCAATGGAGAAGCAGAAAGATACAGAATTCTCACTTCAGTCACAAGTACGCTCGAAGGCTTTAGAGGGTACGGTGAATACGTGGTGATACAGGCTGGCGACGATACCGATATGGTTTGGCTGAAGAAACTCAACGCATCTCTGATTGCTACTCAGTGCGTCATTGCCAGTTGTTGCTCAATGGAAACGACAGGAGCCTCTCAGATTCCAATAGACCTAGGGCTCGTGGGGATCACCGATACAGCGTGGGCTGAAGCCATGCAGGAGATACGAATCATCAATGAGAATAACGGTCGCAAGAGGTCATGGATCTCAAAAGCTATATTAGCCCTGAAGAAGCGATATGATCGTGGGGATATGACATGGAAGTCTATTACGCTGCTGTTACTACCGATGAGCCTGCTATCTACGCCGGAATTGATGCGCTGGTATCAAGTCCGAGAAAGAGTTCTGGAGAAGATCCGAGAGCAAGAGATTCTCCGTTCACGAATCACATCCCATCAGATTCATATGACATATGGGTAGGTCTGACTCAAACAGCTTTTGGACAGCCCAGCTAACATCCCGTTAGCTTGGCCAAGAAACAGGGGGACATTACGAGACACATATTAGAAGAGATGTTAGAACATCGAAACATCAGCCTTGAATCTACCACACGTATCATGGAGAACGTCAGTGGCCTGTACGAGCTACTACACTGTAAAGATCAGATCAAGTTTTCGAGCACGCAAGACTTTGCACCTCCTGCGTAGAGAGATTGGAACAGCCTTGTCTGCGATTCACCCCAAGAATCAACCAACAACCTAAAGTTTACAACCCGTGTATCCAGCAGATCTGTAAGCATAAACACATATATCAATCAAGGAATACTCAAAGACCCCTAACCCTGGAAATCTCATCTGCATATGAATCATCCTAGCCTCTATCGATGTCTGGCCTTCTAATTACTGAAGACTCAACCAAGAATAACAAAATCATGATATTCGGATACCTAAGTAAACATCTCGTCATCACTTCATCTCCTCGCAGCAATCGTACACGGCTCCTTCATATACCAAGTCCTCAACTTTGGCTCGCCCAGTACGTCACCCTGCAGTAAAGTCTGGGTATCGCTTCTCGGCCTCGACCCCTCTTCCTCATTCCCACTTCTGAGTACCTCCGCTTCGTCGACCGTCGCACCGATCTTATAGGTGCCACTGCACAGCGCAACGACGCCTAGCTCAGACTCTACAGTTTCTCCTGGCTGTATTATCGGCATCTTACGCTGTAGTACACCAGTCCAGGAGAAGCGTTTATCGAGATCGAGGGCGACATTGTGTTGAAGGCCAGCAAGATGAGGTTGCAGGCGTAGTACAGATGAAATGGGTCGTGGACTCCGATTGCGTACTGTAGTCTTCAACGTCAAGAACTCGTCCACAGGGACCTCAAACTTGGTTCGGCCAAGCTGTTTTACGATATTCTTGTCTTCTGGGCTTGGGTGGTCTGGAATGAGAGTTGTCTCGATGGCGAGATCGTCTAGCTTTATAGCCTCTACCATACGTGGGGTAAAACGGATACCGCGCAGTTCAAGCTCTCCATGACGTCCATTGTCCTCTTCCGTCCATGTACCGCGCACTATGTTGAGCAGCTCATGGCGGTACCAGAACGCTTCTCGACTGGTACGTTCCACCTTGGGATCGATCTTGCTCGTACTAACAATGAATTGACGTTGGTTCGCAGGATTCAACAAGGGCACCGTGGCATGCGGGGCCTTTAGGTAGATCTTCGGGAGAACCATTGCTAGTCTGCTGACGTGTCCGGGTTGTATCACTTCGCTGACACTGTACGATTCATCCCAGGAGTCATCGCTGTAATCACCATCGGGTTTGGGTCGTCGGGCTTGTAGCGATATTGACAACGGGTTTGGCCACGAATTCCGCAGATCCAGGAGAAGCATGCAGTATTCGTCCTCATGCCCTTGGCTTTCTTTATGCCGTAGAAATGCCTGGAGATGGGTATCGGCTTTCCCGGGTAAGAGAGGCTGTGGCGACTCAGTAGCGGAAGGCATGTCCGAGGAAGTGATCACATTAGCCCAGCCAATGTCTCCAGACAAGGGCACAATATCCGGGCGTTGGAGTTGCACGCTTGCATTTACCGTGATAGATATATGAGCAGATACATGGCGAGTGAAGAAATGTTCTTCTACTTCTGATCTTCGTTTTCCGAGATTGGCATAATCGATTTGGATCGTCGCGTCTATCAGCCGAGTACGGCCGATAACTTCAACGATAAAGTCTGCCTCCGCTCCAGGTTTGATGTTGAATGACTCTTCGTCGTCGCTCTTATTCCAGTGTAAGGGTGGATGATGGGCAAGCTGGATCTCCAGCTCGTGCAACTCCGCAGCGGGAATGTCTTTATTCGACGTGGCGGCCTGAATCGCGTCTGTCGCGGTATCCTGGAAGGAAATATGAACAAAGTCTACAGACGTCTTCGACACATTCCTGACAGTGATGGTGAACTGTTTCCTTTCGCCTTCTAGCACCATGACCGCTGCCTGCGGTAGTGATACATTTGTGATGACAATAACAGGTTGATCGGGAATAACGGAAAACTTCAACGACTCCGGCTTAGGCTGCGAGACCGCTCTGCGGTCAATCGAGGGGCATATGGCCGACGAGGGCCGTGAGATTGGGGCACCTATGCATGCGTTGAGTCCCATATGCTTCATCTTGGCTTCTCTTTTAGGCTTCCATGGTTCAGGGAAAATAGGAAATAACCGTTCCCGACAGCCAATGAGCTTAACGTAGCAGCCGATAATCTTCAACGCACCCGATGAACGCGCTATGCCGGAGATTTGGAATTTTTGGGTCCTGTAAGGCCCGAGCAAAAAGTGCTCCTCCAATGCTACAAACTCGACGCCTTCTGCAGCGATTTTCAAGGACTCCACTCCTAGTTCAAAGTCGTAGGGGTTCTGCAGAGCAATGACAAAGCGGTACTCCTCGTTAGCCACTAAAACAGCGTTTGCAATGTTTCTCTGAGGTTTCTGGGGCCAAGCGTTGTGAAGGAATGGACTCTCCTTGCTCTTTTTAGTTGATTTCAGTTCGATACCTTGACGTTGGGTCAAGCGAAGCCCTTCGGATTCCTCTAAAATGAATAGCCCGCGCACAAGAAAGTCGTCCCAATATTCGGTTTCCACATGCTTCAGACCCAGCTTTCTGGCGGCAGTCACCGTTCGTGAAATGTTCGAGTATAGTCGCACCTGCTCGTCTCTTTGGAGGGATACGAAGACGTCGGTGCTATTAGGTCTTGGCGCTGTCCCAGGACCCGCCACTCTCAGCAATAGAGCAGTGAAATGAAGAACGCCGTTGAAATCTGGCAATGCTTCACAAAAGCTCAAGCATGTTCGTAGAATCTCAAGTTTAAGGCTGAGACTTCCAAATGAACGCAAAGACGATATCGCCAAGATCGCATCAACCACACGCTGGCTGGCAAGGTTATCGGCCGCACTTTCCGCATCATCGTCTCTTTTGGCTGAGTCTGCCATCTCAGGCATCGTACTCTTAGAATATGGAATCCCGTATATTCGGCCCAAGAGACCCAAGAATTCATCGATGCCGTTCTCGGCCTCGCCTTCGCCTAGGTTGAGGGCACTAGATGAGCCCCCACTTGCGATGTTGAGAGCCGCCAGACCAGCAGCTGGATGAACGCCCATTTCCGCTGCACCAACCTTCCGGGCCTGGATCAGGCCAGGGACTAATGACGTAATGAATTCTTTCAGGACAACAGCTTTCTTTCGCTGTAGACCTAGAGATGATAGAACAGAAGCAACACCCGCAAGTACAACGATACGATCTGTAGGATTCATCCCAGATGATTCAACAGGGCCTGGTATCGCGCGAAAGAGCATAGAAGCTATGTCGTTCCTTGTCGGATGTACACTTAGTCGGGCGACTGAGAAACGCGACTTTTGTTTGTATGGTACACTTTGCACGAGGTGCCGTAGAGCATCGTCGTCAAGGTAGCCTGCAGACAAGTTGATAGCAGCCAGTAATTTGGAAAATCTTATCACACATTCTGAAAATGCGAGAGGCGGTAGAGATTCGCCAGCAAAATTGGCTGCACGAGTGTAAAGATTCAGGATCATGCTTACGAGGTCCGGAAGCAACGCATTCAAGGCCTCGAGAGAATCGTCATGTTTTGGGAGCTTGGCTGCAGACGATACATCTGAACCACTATTTGATGGGGTGTGGGTGGGCGACTTGGTACCTGCGGATTTATCGAAGGCTGGGTAGCAGATTTGAGGTATCTTCTCAGGTCAGTGGACTTGTCCGGAGGGAATTAGTCATAATATTTACTGACCTGGAATTCCATGCCCGACCATGCAAATAGTAGCATGCATACCATGATGTGCTCCAAAGCTTTAGCATGCCACAAGTGGTCGCTCAGAGCTCGTGCTCTTGTCGCGCCCTCTGTAAGCTCTCGCACAGCTTCGAGCCACTGTCCTGCACACATGTATAGCGTACCCGTTACGATACTGATACGACCACGGCCCTTATTCCTGGCACGTTCGCCTACCCCACCGGAACCAAATCCGGCAAGGGAAACCCGGTCCGCTGCAGCGTTTTTTGTTGCCGTACCAGGCCTTGCAGAGTTGTTGGTGGTCGAATGCACAGTGTTCGCTGCATTGATACCAGAAATTTCGTCAAAAGTTGTAGGTGGTGTACGCGTGCCTTGGCCGTTTGGTGAAGCAGTTCGCGGGTCTTCTGTGGACAACGCTCCTCCTTGGCTTGATGGGAGCACGGGCATTGACATGCGATGATCATCTTTTTGTCCGCCACTCGCAGGTGAACCTGGACGACTGGAGCTCAGCACTGAGTTTCGCCTTGGAAATTGTGATGTGGAGTCCGATGTGGCCCAGCTTGGGGTAGCGTCTGCCATCCCATTTTGAGAAGCGGGAGAAACCAAAGTAGGAAGAGCTTGAATGGACTTTGCCAATGTTGTCATTTCGGCTAGCAGAGTTGCAGTAAAATCACAGACTAGCGTCTTCATGGTCGTAGTCTTCAGTTGTGATTTGGGGGGGATTAGAAGGGTCTCTTGGGGTAAGCGGGGATGCCGTGACTGGGACACAGAATCAAACATCATAAGGCTGTGAAGATAAGCTCTGGGGAACTGTTCTTTGAGGTCATCAACGCCAAGCAGTATTGCGTTGGCATCTGTATCCTCGGCAGGAGGCTCTTCGAATGCCTCAGTGGGGCTACCATCTGCCGCACGTGACGGCTCGAGCCATGCATACTCTGATGCATCGCCCAGCCCGATGATAAGCAATGGCTCTCGGAATTGTTCAAATGGCGACAAAGATAAATGAGAAGCTGGGGGCATGGATGTCGAAAAGTCATACATCAGCGTACCCTCCGGCCATGCCAAGGGAGAGAACATGTCTATTGGTGATGATCAGCATGCATTAGAGCTGACAAGTCTTGAGGACTCGTACTCCGATCAGGTCGTGGGTCCGGGCTGATATCACCCAATCGAACCAGCGATTCTTGCTGTAAGAGGTCGACAAAGGCTAGGAAACGTGAGCGCTTGATTCGGCCCATGGGGAGAAGCAGGGCCCTAATGCGCGCAGGCGCGATCGGGGACAAAGGGTCGGCGGCCATTGCAACATCTGGAAATCGTAGACCTATTGGTCGGGGAACGTAAAGTCGATCAAGGTAACGCCGTGGTGGCGGGTACTCGCATGATGTGTCGAATATTTGGACGCTGAGACGGTTGGCGATCTCCAAGCTTCGGCCTCGTGGCGGTGGCCCGAACAGCGCTAAGCCGATTGTATCGATGGTCCCTGCACAAGTGCCTCCAACATCAAGTGCCACACAAGACACCACATCTCATCTATAACCTTCCATCCTTCGCATTCACCAGGCTGCGCTGTTCTTTGATCTGTTGTTGTATCCCTTGCATAGCGTCAGCATATTCTGGAGTTTGTTCTGTGCGGGAATACGGTTCCTGCACATCGTGGGTCATTCCTGCAGCATCGCCACACTCGCCCACGGTTCACTATTCCATCAGCAAACTATATTCCATTTCATTCTTGTCTCGGCTTCAAGAATCGTCGACTGCTCACATCTGGCCTCTTTCTCCGCGACTTGTTCAGGTGTAAAAACTACATATTCGTCCTCATCTCGTGCATCACGCTCAGCTGCCGGACTGCAGTAAGAGTATTGCCACTCCGGCGTTGCAGACTCAGCACCAGCCCTTCCCCGAAGTACATAGAAGATGGCTTCGATAGATTTTGCGCGGTTGCGCAACCAAACGATGGCCGATGGCCTCGACAGCGAGGTCACGGTCAACACACGGGCCTTGATCGACAAGGTCTTGGCACGTTACTCCAGTGAACATACGACACTCCGAGAGTTGATTCAAAATGCAGCAGATGCAAAAGCTGATCAGGTCATCATCAAGTTCGAGACGGATCCCTCTCTTACTGTGCCTGCACCGCAGGGCGCCGATGACCCTGTTCTACTAAAACACGTCATCCAAAACCACACTCTCAAGAGGCTTGTTGTAAGCAACAACGGTCAGCCTTTCACACCCGCTGACTGGAGTCGGCTGAAAAGCATCGCCGACGGTAATCCAGATGAGACAAAGATTGGTGCTTTTGGTGTAGGCTTCTACAGCGTGTTTGCCGATTGCGATGAGCCTTTTGTGATATCAGGCGACAGGACGATGGCATTCTACTGGAAGGGTAACACTCTCTCCACTAAGATCGCGCCTGTGCCTGCCGAGCACACTACAAGAGACACCAT
This sequence is a window from Pyrenophora tritici-repentis strain M4 chromosome 4, whole genome shotgun sequence. Protein-coding genes within it:
- a CDS encoding TRAPPC9-Trs120 domain containing protein, whose protein sequence is MAADPLSPIAPARIRALLLPMGRIKRSRFLAFVDLLQQESLVRLGDISPDPRPDRNMFSPLAWPEGTLMYDFSTSMPPASHLSLSPFEQFREPLLIIGLGDASEYAWLEPSRAADGSPTEAFEEPPAEDTDANAILLGVDDLKEQFPRAYLHSLMMFDSVSQSRHPRLPQETLLIPPKSQLKTTTMKTLVCDFTATLLAEMTTLAKSIQALPTLVSPASQNGMADATPSWATSDSTSQFPRRNSVLSSSRPGSPASGGQKDDHRMSMPVLPSSQGGALSTEDPRTASPNGQGTRTPPTTFDEISGINAANTVHSTTNNSARPGTATKNAAADRVSLAGFGSGGVGERARNKGRGRISIVTGTLYMCAGQWLEAVRELTEGATRARALSDHLWHAKALEHIMVCMLLFAWSGMEFQIPQICYPAFDKSAGTKSPTHTPSNSGSDVSSAAKLPKHDDSLEALNALLPDLVSMILNLYTRAANFAGESLPPLAFSECVIRFSKLLAAINLSAGYLDDDALRHLVQSVPYKQKSRFSVARLSVHPTRNDIASMLFRAIPGPVESSGMNPTDRIVVLAGVASVLSSLGLQRKKAVVLKEFITSLVPGLIQARKVGAAEMGVHPAAGLAALNIASGGSSSALNLGEGEAENGIDEFLGLLGRIYGIPYSKSTMPEMADSAKRDDDAESAADNLASQRVVDAILAISSLRSFGSLSLKLEILRTCLSFCEALPDFNGVLHFTALLLRVAGPGTAPRPNSTDVFVSLQRDEQVRLYSNISRTVTAARKLGLKHVETEYWDDFLVRGLFILEESEGLRLTQRQGIELKSTKKSKESPFLHNAWPQKPQRNIANAVLVANEEYRFVIALQNPYDFELGVESLKIAAEGVEFVALEEHFLLGPYRTQKFQISGIARSSGALKIIGCYVKLIGCRERLFPIFPEPWKPKREAKMKHMGLNACIGAPISRPSSAICPSIDRRAVSQPKPESLKFSVIPDQPVIVITNVSLPQAAVMVLEGERKQFTITVRNVSKTSVDFVHISFQDTATDAIQAATSNKDIPAAELHELEIQLAHHPPLHWNKSDDEESFNIKPGAEADFIVEVIGRTRLIDATIQIDYANLGKRRSEVEEHFFTRHVSAHISITVNASVQLQRPDIVPLSGDIGWANVITSSDMPSATESPQPLLPGKADTHLQAFLRHKESQGHEDEYCMLLLDLRNSWPNPLSISLQARRPKPDGDYSDDSWDESYSVSEVIQPGHVSRLAMVLPKIYLKAPHATVPLLNPANQRQFIVSTSKIDPKVERTSREAFWYRHELLNIVRGTWTEEDNGRHGELELRGIRFTPRMVEAIKLDDLAIETTLIPDHPSPEDKNIVKQLGRTKFEVPVDEFLTLKTTVRNRSPRPISSVLRLQPHLAGLQHNVALDLDKRFSWTGVLQRKMPIIQPGETVESELGVVALCSGTYKIGATVDEAEVLRSGNEEEGSRPRSDTQTLLQGDVLGEPKLRTWYMKEPCTIAARR